The sequence AAAGCAAGTTTCACGGCTTTTTCGGCTATGACATCCAAGGGGTCTACCAGGGGGACCCTTAAATCTTCTTGCCTTAGAGCTACGCTTATTTCCGTACAGCCTGCTATTAATCCATCGCACCTTTTTTCAAGCTTTTTGGCAACTTCAAGGAGCAATTTTCTTCCAAGTTCCACGTCACCAGCTTTCACACCCTCATATATCCCTTTCATAACCTTTTCTTGATCCTCTTCTGAAGGAACAATTCCTTTAATCCCCCTCTTTTCGAGGGCTTTTTGGTAAATACCGCTTACTATTGTGCCCGTCGTTGCAAGGATGCCGACCCTTTTCATGCCTAAGGAAGCCACGTAGGATGCAGTCTCTTCAATCATGTTTATCAGCGGTATTTTGATGGCTTTTTGAATCTCTTCAGCGAAGTAATGGGCGGTGTTGCATGGCATTATTATGAAATCTGCCCCCCATTTCTCAAGTTTTTTTGCGCTATCTATGAGTTCTGGAAGGGGGTTTTCGCCTTTTCCGAGGATGTAAGCAGTTCTGTCAGGGATTTTCGGGTTGTTGTAGATGATTATCCTTGGATGGTCTTGGTCCCTTTTTGCTGGGGTCTTGAGGACTATCCTCTTGAATAAATCTACTGTTGCAAGCGGACCCATTCCACCCAAAATGGACTTCTTCTCTTGCGGGCAGCAAATGTTGCATATGCAGATGTTTTAGTCAAACTAAATCGTCAAGCAAAAAGGGATGACATCAATAGCTTCATTTACGAAGCAATTGCAAATCCGAGAATATACGAAATAACAGAATACATTGGAGGAGATTATGACTTCTTGCTAAGATTTTTTGAGTCAAACCTAGAAAGCCTCAAATACCACATAAACAAATTTCTCAGTAATAGCCCGATTGTGGAGGATTATAAAATCTACCCAGCAGTAGGAAGTCCAAAAGCATGGTACCGCTCCTTCAAACTGAAATTTTAAATCATGGAATTCTTTTGGTATTATTTTGATCGCTCCTTTTCAGTTTAAGTTTTAACTACTAATTACGACATTCATGGGATTAAAGCCAATTTCTAAATCAATACTTTACGAAACATATAGACAAAAATTAACATGAGGTGAATGGAATGGCTGGGAATGTGCTTGAGGTTCGCAATCTTAAGATGTATTACTTCACCAATAGGGGTGTTGTGAGGGCTGTTGATGACATAAGCTTCGATTTAAAAAAGGGAGAAGTCCTAGGACTTGCCGGTGAAAGTGGTTGCGGCAAGTCCTCCCTCGGTTTTACTCTCTTAGGCATGCCAAGCCCCCCTGGAAAAATCGTTGGAGGTAGCATCAAAATCGACGGAAGAGAAATCGTAGGCCTCCCAGAGAGCGTGCTTAGAAAAGAAATCCGCTGGCAGAAGATATCCATGATATTCCAAGGAGCCATGAACGCCCTAAACCCAGTCTACACCATCGGCTACCAAATGATAGAACCCCTAATCTACCACAAAGGAATGAGCAAAGAAGAAGCACTAGACAAAGCCCAAAAATACCTAGAACTCGTCGGCCTCGACCCCGAAATCGTAAACCGCTACCCCCACGAGCTTAGCGGAGGAATGAAACAAAGAGTAGTCATCGCCACAGCACTCCTCCTAGAACCAGACGTCGTCATTGCAGATGAACCAACCACAGCCCTCGACGTAGTCGTCCAAGCCCAAATCATAAACACAATGAAAAAACTCAAAAAAGAACTCGGCCTCTCAATGATATTCATCACTCACGATTTGAGCATTCTCGCGGAAATAAGTGATAGAGTAGCAATAATGTACGCGGGCAAAATAGTAGAGATCGGCGACAGTGAGAAGATTTACTATGAACCCGCCCACCCGTATACTCAAAAGCTCCTTGCAGCAATCCCAAGACTCCACGAGGATGTAGAAAAGCTCGAATTCATCCCAGGACAACCACCAAACCTAATCAACCCGCCAAGTGGATGCCGCTTCCACCCAAGATGCCCCTACGCAACACAACAATGTAAAGAACAAATTCCAGAGCTGAAAGAAGTTGAAAAAGACCACTACGCCGCATGCTGGTTATTGTGAGGTGTGAAACATGGCGGAACCAATATTAAAAGTTGAAAACCTCAAAAAATACTTCCCAATTAAGAGAGGATTTATAGACACATTAAGAGGCGCACCCCAAAAAGTCGTCCACGCAGTTGATGGCGTAAGCTTCGAAATACAAAAACAACAAGTCTTTGCCCTAGTTGGCGAGAGCGGCTGTGGAAAGTCCACCACCGGAAAACTCATAGTCAAACTCCTCGAGCCCACAGAGGGCAAGATATACCTCGAAGGCCAGGACGTTACAGAGATTAAAACCAAAGAAGAACTCCTCGCGTATAGAAGAAAAGTCCAAATGATATTCCAAGACCCATTCTCCTCAATGAACCCAAGATTCAGAATATACGACGTGCTAGAAGAACCACTGTTAATTCATGGAATCGGCGAGACTAGGGCGGAAAGAGAAGAACTCATTTACAAAGCCCTCGAAATGGTCAAAATCGTCCCGCCCGAAGACTACGTAGGCAGAAACC comes from Thermococcus aggregans and encodes:
- a CDS encoding amino acid racemase → MGPLATVDLFKRIVLKTPAKRDQDHPRIIIYNNPKIPDRTAYILGKGENPLPELIDSAKKLEKWGADFIIMPCNTAHYFAEEIQKAIKIPLINMIEETASYVASLGMKRVGILATTGTIVSGIYQKALEKRGIKGIVPSEEDQEKVMKGIYEGVKAGDVELGRKLLLEVAKKLEKRCDGLIAGCTEISVALRQEDLRVPLVDPLDVIAEKAVKLA
- a CDS encoding ABC transporter ATP-binding protein, with protein sequence MAGNVLEVRNLKMYYFTNRGVVRAVDDISFDLKKGEVLGLAGESGCGKSSLGFTLLGMPSPPGKIVGGSIKIDGREIVGLPESVLRKEIRWQKISMIFQGAMNALNPVYTIGYQMIEPLIYHKGMSKEEALDKAQKYLELVGLDPEIVNRYPHELSGGMKQRVVIATALLLEPDVVIADEPTTALDVVVQAQIINTMKKLKKELGLSMIFITHDLSILAEISDRVAIMYAGKIVEIGDSEKIYYEPAHPYTQKLLAAIPRLHEDVEKLEFIPGQPPNLINPPSGCRFHPRCPYATQQCKEQIPELKEVEKDHYAACWLL